Proteins from a genomic interval of Debaryomyces hansenii CBS767 chromosome E complete sequence:
- a CDS encoding DEHA2E20878p (similar to uniprot|Q6B2F0 Saccharomyces cerevisiae YOL055C THI20 Hydroxymethylpyrimidine phosphate kinase involved in the last steps in thiamine biosynthesis), whose product MVNYTTVKLKSPIAEKRDFFPAVLTIAGSDSSGGAGIEADLKTFSAHQVYGLTCITALTGQNTQCVKSFEATPEFLLRDILKLNFDDFLEGYEKPEDAPLKVIKTGMLTKTTVDVLKDHLDYVRRRNVKIIVDPVMISTSGSQLFDVGGMKDCVNSLIKQAYLVTPNFLEAKNLFEITTGQKAKIAIKDLEDYIKFVIQLQKVLGCENILVKGGHIPWDRVQNRPYEGNIDENCNQVCIIDILYESKNESVKVFESEFLKTKDTHGTGCTLSSSISANIAKGYTLQEALPLSIHYVQKSMVSLKKKLGHGNGPLNHTIVPDTKVNTVCEQGELDISHYLLDSYDSFLDYLKTHPKVKDNWKMYIHHPFVSQLAQNKLDFDKFLYYLKQDYYYLINYAQIHGLAASVSNDYKQIHTQSVIIDEIVKEIESHRQKLMKNYNIHYDRDFESDAELSPGKACTAYCDYLLEVGKKEDFLGIRVALAPCLHGYAEAGDIGLKIRQDHDKSLGVLKCEDHAEVYDSWLADYTSDWYRDAYERGKSSLQSLLENYPLSQRRLDELVEIFNKVTLLEIDFWNEVLP is encoded by the coding sequence ATGGTCAATTACACAACGGTAAAACTTAAGAGTCCTATTGCTGAGAAGAGGGACTTTTTCCCTGCTGTTTTAACCATTGCAGGCTCAGATAGTTCAGGCGGTGCTGGTATTGAAGCCGATTTGAAGACATTCAGTGCACATCAAGTATATGGTTTGACATGTATAACCGCATTAACTGGTCAAAATACACAATGTGTTAAGTCATTTGAAGCAACACCAGAGTTTCTTCTAAGAGACATATTAAAACttaattttgatgatttcttgGAGGGATATGAGAAACCGGAAGATGCTCCGTTGAAGGTCATTAAGACTGGCATGTTGACGAAAACTACAGTTGATGTATTAAAGGATCACCTAGATTAtgttagaagaagaaacgTTAAGATTATTGTAGATCCTGTTATGATAAGTACGTCAGGATCACAATTATTTGACGTAGGTGGTATGAAAGATTGTGTTAACTCATTGATAAAGCAAGCGTATCTCGTGACACCAAACTTCTTGGAAGCTAAGAacttatttgaaataactACTGGACAGAAAGCTAAGATTGCAATTAAAGACTTAGAAGACTATATTAAGTTTGTGATCCAATTACAGAAGGTCTTAGGTTGTGAGAATATATTAGTGAAGGGTGGACACATACCATGGGACCGTGTACAAAATAGACCTTATGAAGGGAATATAGATGAGAACTGTAACCAAGTTTGTATTATCGATATCTTATATGAGTCGAAGAATGAATCAGTGAAGGTATTTGAATCAGAATTCTTGAAGACAAAGGACACGCATGGGACTGGATGCACTTTACTGTCCTCAATCTCTGCCAACATTGCAAAAGGATATACACTTCAAGAAGCGTTGCcattatcaattcattatgTTCAGAAAAGTATGGTCAgcttgaagaagaaattaggCCACGGAAATGGGCCATTGAACCATACAATTGTTCCAGATACAAAAGTCAACACTGTATGCGAACAAGGTGAATTGGACATTTCCCATTACTTATTGGATAGCTACGATTCTTTCTTAGATTATCTTAAGACTCACCCTAAGGTTAAGGACAATTGGAAAATGTATATACACCATCCATTTGTGAGCCAACTAGCCCAGAATAAATTGGACTTTGATaagtttctttattatttaaaacagGATTACTACTATTTGATTAATTATGCGCAGATTCATGGATTGGCCGCTTCTGTCTCGAATGATTACAAGCAGATTCATACACAGTCCGTGATAATCGATGAAATTgtcaaagaaattgaacTGCATAGgcaaaaattgatgaagaattacaaCATTCATTACGATAGAGATTTTGAGTCGGATGCAGAGTTATCTCCCGGTAAAGCGTGTACTGCTTACTGTGATTATCTCTTAGAAGTAGGCAAAAAAGAGGATTTCTTAGGGATCAGAGTCGCTTTAGCTCCCTGCTTGCATGGCTATGCTGAAGCTGGAGATATTGGCTTGAAAATAAGGCAAGATCACGACAAGTCTTTGGGTGTTCTTAAATGCGAAGACCATGCCGAAGTGTACGATTCTTGGCTAGCAGACTATACGTCAGATTGGTACCGCGATGCATACGAAAGGGGCAAGAGTTCTTTACAGTCATTGCTTGAAAATTATCCTCTTTCCCAAAGACGGTTGGATGAACtcgttgaaatattcaataaggTGACCCTTttagaaattgatttctgGAACGAGGTTCTTCCATGA